A portion of the Leptospira barantonii genome contains these proteins:
- a CDS encoding sensor histidine kinase — MTSSKSHSRSSSLTKIGLWIFWISTILVFVSFFANYHYEERNVDRLIDNVHWTISYLCAAILAWLGYFAVEGGIHRFRLWFALGLTANALGQLSWAIQVYLDYYVTPTPSDYLFPWVAPSFVIGYSIIVIECDRNRIRAAVLDALGLITAILTFSLALYLPQREGVGIPQLLPLINHPVSFLTASALGILLIPLLRLRPDTSWFAFILGMGGTGLCWLLWNAFFIVEIPPDGTLLNAGFSIAALILGYGALTWVPKFNDHPIWGRRFEAALRLLPLFEIVASSITIVLAGTLAGLPEGVRIVAWTGTTIVVVIASVRQTFLVKEMTDAEQKIRLINEGLEGIVAKRTEELRTVNQYLVSKNEQVIRAIEDLRSAQKQLIRSEKMAVLGQLVAGIAHELNTPLGAIVSSNEGIRSVLSNSWETLLRNYSKFDEDEKTIWEKLFSKGISQREFYDTKEERAKRKRIAGLLNELGISEALRLADILTDLGLDSEDVSEIFKNVTQKDKFLTIAQNALSLSGIARASFTIEKAAEKASLVIQALKEYTYKDRTGTTMGPVDVRKQLETVLTLYYSKYKTQVEIVRDMPDASHVWGNTEALTQVWTNLIGNALYSMSYKGRMKISCKKRPMGWEIAIEDSGTGIEDTIRDRIFEPFFTTKPSGAGTGLGLDICRRIVEDHNGKIFFETSEKGTTFYVILPVAEPISEQSENQVP; from the coding sequence ATGACAAGTTCAAAAAGTCATTCTCGATCCTCTTCCTTAACCAAAATCGGGTTATGGATTTTCTGGATCAGCACGATCTTGGTATTCGTATCCTTCTTCGCAAATTATCATTACGAAGAAAGAAACGTCGACAGACTCATAGACAACGTTCACTGGACCATTTCGTATCTCTGCGCGGCGATTCTTGCTTGGCTCGGATATTTCGCGGTCGAAGGCGGAATCCATCGTTTTAGACTTTGGTTCGCTCTCGGTCTTACCGCAAACGCCCTCGGTCAACTTTCTTGGGCCATTCAAGTTTATCTCGATTACTACGTTACTCCCACTCCGAGCGATTATCTATTTCCCTGGGTCGCTCCGAGTTTTGTCATCGGATATTCTATTATAGTTATTGAATGTGATCGAAATAGAATCCGAGCGGCGGTTCTAGACGCGTTGGGTCTAATCACCGCCATTCTTACCTTTTCACTCGCGTTGTATCTTCCGCAAAGGGAAGGTGTGGGAATTCCCCAGCTTCTTCCCTTGATCAATCATCCGGTTTCGTTTTTGACCGCGTCCGCTTTGGGAATTCTTCTCATACCTCTTCTAAGATTGCGGCCCGATACGTCTTGGTTCGCGTTCATTCTCGGAATGGGAGGAACCGGTCTTTGTTGGTTATTGTGGAACGCGTTCTTCATCGTGGAAATTCCTCCGGACGGAACCTTACTCAACGCGGGTTTTTCAATCGCGGCTTTGATCTTGGGTTACGGCGCCCTGACCTGGGTTCCGAAATTCAACGATCATCCGATTTGGGGAAGAAGGTTCGAAGCGGCACTACGTTTATTACCATTGTTTGAAATAGTCGCGAGCTCGATTACGATCGTACTCGCGGGAACTCTCGCGGGTTTGCCGGAAGGGGTTCGAATCGTAGCGTGGACCGGAACGACGATCGTTGTCGTGATCGCAAGCGTGAGACAAACGTTTCTCGTAAAGGAGATGACTGACGCGGAACAAAAGATCCGTTTGATCAACGAGGGACTCGAAGGAATCGTCGCCAAAAGAACGGAAGAATTAAGAACCGTGAATCAATATCTTGTTTCCAAAAACGAACAAGTCATCCGTGCGATCGAAGACCTGAGAAGCGCGCAAAAACAACTCATACGATCCGAAAAGATGGCCGTGCTCGGACAACTCGTAGCTGGAATCGCGCACGAACTCAATACTCCGTTAGGCGCCATCGTGTCCTCCAACGAAGGAATCCGATCGGTGTTGTCCAATTCCTGGGAAACCCTTTTGAGAAATTATTCCAAGTTCGACGAAGATGAAAAAACGATTTGGGAAAAACTCTTTTCCAAAGGGATTTCACAAAGGGAATTCTACGATACGAAAGAGGAAAGGGCGAAAAGAAAAAGGATCGCCGGTTTGTTAAACGAACTCGGAATTTCCGAAGCGTTGCGTTTGGCCGATATTCTTACGGATCTCGGATTGGATTCCGAAGACGTTTCCGAAATTTTTAAGAACGTCACGCAGAAAGATAAATTCTTAACGATCGCACAAAACGCACTTTCCTTATCGGGAATCGCTCGCGCGAGTTTTACAATCGAGAAGGCCGCGGAAAAAGCCTCACTCGTGATACAAGCTCTCAAAGAATATACGTATAAGGATAGAACCGGAACCACGATGGGACCGGTCGACGTCCGTAAACAATTGGAGACGGTGCTCACTCTTTATTATTCCAAATACAAAACCCAAGTGGAAATCGTTCGGGATATGCCGGACGCGTCTCACGTTTGGGGAAACACGGAAGCGCTCACGCAGGTTTGGACGAACCTCATCGGCAACGCGCTTTATTCGATGAGTTATAAGGGAAGAATGAAAATTTCCTGTAAGAAAAGACCGATGGGTTGGGAGATCGCGATCGAAGACAGCGGAACCGGAATCGAGGACACGATACGGGATCGGATCTTCGAACCTTTTTTCACAACAAAACCTTCGGGAGCGGGAACGGGATTGGGGTTGGATATATGCAGAAGAATCGTGGAGGATCACAACGGAAAGATCTTCTTCGAAACCTCGGAAAAGGGAACGACTTTCTACGTGATTCTTCCCGTAGCGGAACCGATTTCCGAACAATCCGAAAATCAGGTCCCATAA
- a CDS encoding efflux RND transporter periplasmic adaptor subunit encodes MIFKNLFHSFVSFYQKRPRIVLMGSVLLLTLAIFLQNWNTSRKAQEHWKLEKARSPRVTEAGARIEFPKEHPGLARLVYQKIGKGNAAFSVIASARVIASINTSVNSGERLILFDSGETTHLYSEYKRTRAVASKGYKDLARIKDMYVNQAATRRDVTEAESNFAVAKAESAEAESKLRTIGFNPKELDAVSGSGSSYWIICDVPESQLSEVENGEEVKIQFSSFPGKIFLGKAEAVGEVIDPVLRAVKVRVTLKNTKERILPGMFARVDFGDPRSSVLAIPNQAIVTVDEKHYVFLKEDEHSFRRKQVVLGSSGDERTIVKDGLSEGDEIVIDGAILLKGISFGF; translated from the coding sequence ATGATTTTTAAGAATCTATTCCATTCCTTCGTCTCCTTTTATCAAAAACGCCCGAGAATCGTTTTGATGGGTTCCGTTTTGCTTCTTACCCTTGCGATCTTTCTTCAAAACTGGAACACTTCCCGAAAAGCGCAGGAGCACTGGAAGTTGGAAAAGGCGAGAAGTCCTCGCGTGACGGAAGCCGGAGCCAGAATCGAATTTCCGAAAGAACATCCCGGACTTGCGCGTCTTGTGTATCAAAAGATCGGAAAGGGAAACGCCGCGTTCTCCGTAATCGCTTCCGCAAGAGTGATCGCAAGCATCAACACTTCGGTCAACTCGGGAGAACGATTGATTCTCTTCGATTCCGGAGAAACGACTCATCTTTATTCCGAATACAAACGCACACGCGCAGTCGCCTCGAAGGGTTATAAGGATTTGGCGAGAATCAAAGATATGTATGTCAACCAAGCCGCAACAAGAAGGGACGTTACCGAAGCGGAATCCAACTTCGCGGTTGCCAAGGCTGAATCCGCGGAAGCCGAATCCAAATTGAGAACGATCGGTTTTAATCCGAAGGAGCTTGATGCCGTTTCCGGTTCGGGCTCTTCATATTGGATCATCTGCGACGTTCCCGAATCGCAACTCAGCGAAGTGGAAAACGGAGAAGAGGTGAAGATTCAATTCTCATCCTTTCCCGGAAAGATATTTCTTGGTAAAGCGGAAGCGGTGGGAGAAGTGATCGATCCCGTTTTAAGAGCGGTAAAGGTTCGAGTCACTTTAAAAAACACGAAGGAAAGAATTCTTCCCGGTATGTTCGCAAGAGTGGATTTCGGAGATCCCCGTTCCTCGGTGCTTGCGATTCCGAACCAGGCGATCGTTACCGTGGATGAAAAACATTACGTTTTTCTAAAGGAAGACGAGCATTCCTTCCGTAGAAAACAAGTCGTATTGGGTTCTTCCGGAGACGAAAGAACGATCGTCAAGGACGGTTTATCCGAAGGCGACGAGATCGTGATCGACGGGGCCATTCTCCTCAAAGGAATCAGTTTCGGGTTTTAA
- a CDS encoding DUF6285 domain-containing protein, which yields MQDKPTSTDLLEAIQDFLMKEVLPQFKDKDLLSYKTLVSWNMLGVVSREIRSGEELLDQELARLVRLLKKNSSLPITLNEKKNLAHSWNVELRDKIRKEKLSIEDAEYWNHVKETVREKVEVTNPRFSTES from the coding sequence ATGCAGGATAAACCGACGTCCACGGACTTACTCGAAGCAATTCAGGATTTTCTAATGAAGGAAGTTCTTCCTCAATTCAAGGATAAGGATCTTTTATCCTATAAAACATTAGTAAGTTGGAATATGCTCGGAGTCGTATCGAGGGAAATCCGTTCCGGCGAAGAATTGCTGGATCAGGAACTTGCCCGTCTCGTTCGATTGTTGAAAAAGAATTCTTCCCTTCCGATCACATTAAACGAGAAAAAAAATCTCGCTCATTCCTGGAACGTCGAACTGCGCGATAAGATCCGTAAGGAAAAACTTTCCATCGAAGACGCCGAATATTGGAATCACGTAAAAGAAACCGTTCGGGAAAAGGTGGAAGTCACCAATCCGAGATTTTCTACGGAAAGTTAG
- a CDS encoding glutathione S-transferase family protein yields the protein MIELYSASTPNGRKVSIMLEELGIPYTVHPIDLGKLEQKQDWFLKINPNGRIPAIIDKDNGDFAIFESGAILIYLAEKTGKLLPKDVKEKSTVLQWLMFQMGGVGPMQGQAGVFLKYAPEKIPFAIARYQNETKRLYAVLDRRLAESKFLGGKELSIADISTWPWVNVHDYVEISLDEFPNLKRWEEELSKRPAFIKGMDIPNKVDHKADAEEIKKKAQAMLGK from the coding sequence GTGATCGAGTTATATTCAGCTTCCACACCCAACGGAAGAAAAGTTTCCATTATGCTGGAAGAATTAGGAATTCCTTATACGGTTCACCCGATTGATCTCGGCAAACTGGAACAAAAACAGGATTGGTTTTTGAAGATCAATCCGAACGGAAGAATTCCCGCAATCATCGACAAGGACAACGGAGACTTCGCGATTTTCGAATCGGGCGCGATTCTAATCTACCTCGCCGAAAAAACCGGTAAACTTCTGCCGAAAGACGTGAAGGAAAAAAGTACGGTTCTTCAGTGGCTTATGTTTCAGATGGGCGGGGTCGGTCCGATGCAGGGACAAGCCGGAGTATTTTTGAAATACGCTCCCGAAAAAATCCCGTTCGCAATCGCGCGTTATCAAAACGAAACGAAAAGACTTTATGCGGTTTTGGATCGAAGACTCGCCGAAAGTAAATTTTTAGGCGGGAAAGAATTGTCCATCGCGGACATATCGACCTGGCCTTGGGTGAACGTACACGATTACGTGGAAATTTCTTTGGACGAGTTTCCGAATCTCAAACGATGGGAAGAGGAACTTTCAAAACGTCCCGCGTTCATCAAAGGAATGGACATTCCGAATAAGGTGGATCACAAAGCCGACGCGGAGGAAATCAAAAAGAAAGCGCAGGCTATGTTAGGAAAGTAG
- a CDS encoding acyl-CoA dehydrogenase family protein, translating to MDFTIPKEVEEIKKKIRDFVETYAIPAETHYDYDHGRMPEKITEELRKKVKELGLWTPHLPKSEGGLGLDMVGTAIIFSELGRSPIAPYLCNCDAPDEGNMHLLHIAANEEQKKKYYHPLVEGKIRSAFAMTEPPPGAGADPQTLTTNAVKDGTDYIINGHKWYCTGANGAGFLIVMSKVADSFRRTTMFLVPTDAPGYTMVREIGVMGSHGPGGHCELKFENVRVPESAILGRVGEGFKWSQERLGPARLTHCMRWIGLARRSMEIAREYAIKREVFGQRIADHQGIQWMFAESALEIESGYMLTLKAAHTLRSGEDARQIISMAKWQVSETLCKVIDRAIQICGSHGYGRDMKLELFYRDARAARIADGPSEVHKMVIGRNLVSGKNDF from the coding sequence ATGGATTTTACGATACCTAAGGAAGTCGAAGAGATCAAAAAAAAGATTCGGGATTTCGTGGAGACTTACGCGATTCCCGCAGAAACTCATTACGATTACGATCACGGGAGAATGCCCGAAAAAATCACCGAAGAACTCAGAAAAAAAGTGAAGGAACTCGGTCTTTGGACTCCGCATCTTCCCAAGTCCGAAGGTGGTCTCGGGTTGGACATGGTCGGAACCGCGATCATCTTTTCCGAACTCGGACGTTCTCCGATCGCTCCTTATCTTTGTAACTGCGACGCACCGGACGAAGGTAACATGCATCTTCTTCATATCGCGGCCAACGAAGAACAAAAGAAAAAATACTATCATCCTCTTGTGGAAGGAAAAATTCGTTCCGCATTCGCTATGACCGAACCTCCACCGGGTGCGGGAGCCGATCCGCAAACGTTGACCACCAATGCGGTGAAAGACGGAACCGATTATATCATCAACGGACACAAGTGGTATTGCACCGGAGCTAACGGCGCGGGTTTTCTCATCGTGATGTCCAAGGTCGCGGATTCTTTTCGAAGAACGACTATGTTTCTCGTCCCGACCGACGCGCCTGGTTATACGATGGTGAGAGAAATCGGAGTGATGGGTTCTCACGGACCGGGCGGTCACTGCGAATTAAAATTCGAAAACGTTCGTGTTCCCGAGTCCGCGATTTTGGGAAGAGTGGGAGAAGGTTTTAAATGGTCTCAGGAGCGTCTGGGCCCTGCTCGCCTAACACACTGCATGCGATGGATCGGTCTCGCAAGAAGATCGATGGAAATCGCGAGGGAATACGCGATCAAACGAGAAGTTTTCGGTCAGAGAATCGCGGATCATCAGGGAATTCAATGGATGTTCGCGGAATCCGCGCTTGAAATCGAATCGGGTTATATGCTTACCTTAAAGGCCGCTCATACTTTGAGATCGGGAGAAGACGCACGACAGATCATCTCGATGGCCAAGTGGCAGGTTTCCGAAACTCTTTGTAAGGTGATCGATCGTGCGATTCAAATCTGCGGATCACACGGTTACGGAAGGGATATGAAACTCGAACTCTTTTACAGGGACGCGAGAGCCGCGAGAATCGCGGACGGACCGAGCGAGGTTCACAAAATGGTGATCGGAAGAAATCTGGTCAGCGGCAAAAACGATTTTTAA
- a CDS encoding phosphotransferase family protein: MNDTELKNALEGYLSGRLKGKTEIHSMVSLSGGACQENFSAQVQVMDGPEKGSYDTVFRTDKGAALLASLSREDEFGVCDLAYKAGVNTPRPFWLETDRGVTGSPFYFMQKISGKATGRYVVKDPSLNKMRKSLSTDLAENLAKLHSVKPSDCKDEKLRKTLWMGQDPNDRIVATGSIHSLRLELERMTESYPAMEMILNWLEKKAKPSDDVVLIHGDFRTGNFMVTPDGLQGIVDWEFAHWGDRHEDLTWLCMRDWRFGKLNKEAGGFADRTEFYEAYEKASGVKLDPAMVTYWEVMGNLRWAIGCIGQAERHLSGKDKGIELAAIGRRACEMEYEAMRIIENAG; this comes from the coding sequence ATGAACGACACCGAATTAAAAAACGCACTGGAAGGTTATCTTTCCGGAAGATTGAAGGGAAAAACGGAGATCCATTCTATGGTTTCTCTGAGCGGCGGGGCCTGTCAGGAAAATTTTTCCGCACAGGTTCAGGTAATGGACGGCCCCGAAAAGGGTTCGTATGACACCGTGTTTCGAACGGACAAAGGCGCGGCCTTACTCGCTTCCTTAAGTAGGGAAGACGAGTTCGGCGTTTGCGATCTTGCATACAAGGCGGGCGTAAACACACCTCGACCTTTCTGGTTGGAAACAGATCGGGGAGTTACAGGAAGTCCGTTTTACTTTATGCAGAAAATTTCCGGCAAAGCTACGGGAAGATACGTCGTAAAGGATCCTTCGCTTAACAAAATGCGTAAGTCGCTCTCGACGGATCTCGCCGAGAACCTCGCCAAACTTCATTCCGTAAAACCTTCGGATTGTAAGGATGAAAAACTCCGCAAAACTTTGTGGATGGGTCAGGACCCGAACGACAGGATCGTCGCAACCGGATCGATTCATTCTCTTCGATTGGAGTTGGAAAGAATGACGGAAAGTTATCCGGCTATGGAGATGATTCTCAACTGGTTGGAAAAAAAAGCGAAACCTTCGGACGATGTCGTATTAATACACGGTGATTTTAGAACCGGAAATTTTATGGTAACGCCGGACGGTCTTCAGGGAATCGTGGACTGGGAGTTTGCGCATTGGGGAGATCGTCACGAAGATCTTACCTGGCTTTGTATGCGCGATTGGAGATTTGGAAAACTCAACAAAGAAGCGGGCGGCTTTGCGGATCGTACGGAATTTTACGAAGCCTATGAAAAGGCTTCCGGTGTTAAACTGGATCCCGCGATGGTCACGTATTGGGAAGTGATGGGAAATCTTCGTTGGGCGATCGGATGTATCGGTCAGGCCGAAAGACATCTTTCCGGAAAGGACAAAGGAATCGAACTCGCGGCGATCGGAAGAAGGGCCTGCGAAATGGAATACGAAGCGATGAGGATCATAGAAAATGCAGGATAA
- a CDS encoding histidine phosphatase family protein encodes MSVIHLIRHGQANSQGENYDLLTPHGKKQAYELGKFMAQNGDVPDRIVTGTLRRHLETADSFMEGAISVIGQRDHFKSESFINRDAGWNEFSAELWSSYSKLLASRKPEFAKTFSQFSKVRLKGGIRSAALFFKLTEEILKFWREGTETPEGIETYKHFEERVFHSSNVWFSPADQERSFIFTSGTPISLVLHRFLRQDEDNFSWMPWIWNTSLSTFRWVRGKYLPVSINGAPHLPDKSDRTLF; translated from the coding sequence ATGTCGGTGATTCATCTGATCCGTCACGGTCAGGCAAATTCTCAAGGTGAAAACTACGATCTTCTGACTCCGCACGGAAAGAAGCAGGCTTATGAACTCGGAAAGTTCATGGCACAAAACGGAGACGTTCCCGATCGAATCGTTACGGGAACTCTTCGAAGGCATTTGGAAACCGCCGATTCTTTTATGGAAGGTGCGATTTCCGTGATCGGACAACGGGATCATTTTAAATCCGAGTCGTTTATAAATCGAGACGCGGGTTGGAACGAATTCTCAGCCGAACTTTGGAGTTCCTATTCCAAACTTCTCGCTTCGAGAAAACCGGAGTTCGCAAAAACATTTTCTCAATTTTCCAAAGTAAGACTCAAAGGCGGAATCCGATCCGCGGCGTTGTTCTTTAAACTTACGGAAGAGATTCTAAAATTTTGGAGAGAAGGAACGGAAACTCCGGAAGGAATCGAAACGTATAAACACTTCGAAGAAAGAGTATTCCATTCTTCTAATGTATGGTTTTCTCCGGCGGATCAAGAAAGAAGCTTTATCTTCACTTCCGGAACTCCGATCTCTCTCGTGCTCCATCGTTTTTTACGTCAGGACGAGGATAATTTTTCCTGGATGCCTTGGATCTGGAATACTTCCTTAAGTACCTTTCGCTGGGTGAGAGGGAAATATCTTCCCGTTTCCATAAACGGGGCGCCGCATCTTCCCGATAAATCCGATAGAACGCTGTTTTAA
- a CDS encoding efflux RND transporter permease subunit: MIDRLIEFSLTKRIPTVLLALCVLGIGIWSWTTLKKEAYPDVGDTQVTVIALLSGKAALEVERQVTLPLERELNTVPYVLTRRSKTIFGLSVLQMIFEDGVSDFTARQLVLEKIRDADLPEEADLSLAPLTGPVGEVFRYTIEAGEEWTGMDLRTIQDWVVVPALRQVGGVADVINFGGLVKQYHIITSPNRIYRYNLSLQDVIEAVSSNNRNTGGHTLTRGDQSFAVRGLGAIQNADDIRNTVVTSSGGTPIYIGNLASVEEYPKRPDGIFSYAIRDPDSSKIKLRESGVQGLIAMRRGENASEVVTRVKKKIEEINRNYLPEGIRLTATYDRSDLVNYTVRTISRTLFEGVSIVVLVLIFFIGSVRSALVVACTIPLSLLFAFSMMKITNIPANLLSLGAIDFGIIVDGAVVIVDNISRRYKEAKEKKNSGLSYREIETLTIDSTKEVGTEIFFSISIIILAYLPIFTFQRIEGKLFSPMAFTLAYAILGSMLIALTLIPVLMTYLYRTKLESKGNDSLEWQNPIFLRIRDFYSLFLTERLMNPKRVAASALILILGIGGFSFFKLGTEFLPELDEGSINIRCFLPVGVSLRTSEKYVPILRSSILKHEQVSSVLTQLGRNDEGTDPYGPNRLEILISLKDYSNWKEKISKAELLHKIKKDLQEILPGASFLFSQPILDNVTEAVTGSVSDLAILINGEDLNTLRSLGKEILSVVSEIPGATESGIEQEGDQAQLTIEIDRKQSARYGINASEILDTMEAAIGGKEVGILYDGSKRFEIIVRYTNDFRSSIDSVHTLLVTGPGGARIPLAELAKIEFKDGPTIIQRQDGKRQISVRTNVRGRDQGSFVAEAKDKVAEKIKIPEGIDIHWGGQFENLHRAVLRLRFVIPLTLLAIFIILYTMFRSPRMVLLAMSGIPISISGGLLALLLRGMNFSVSAGVGFISLFGISTMTGVLFISRLLHVIEKRGVKDLKTSVLEAAVIQLRPRIMTILLALLGLIPATIASGIGSDIQRPLATVIVGGLSLELLVTLIYIPSLFYLSERGKGIG; encoded by the coding sequence ATGATCGACAGGCTGATAGAATTCTCCCTTACAAAAAGAATCCCCACAGTTTTACTAGCGTTATGCGTGCTTGGAATCGGAATCTGGTCCTGGACCACGCTAAAAAAGGAAGCCTATCCCGACGTCGGTGACACGCAGGTTACGGTCATCGCCTTGTTGTCGGGTAAGGCCGCGCTTGAAGTGGAAAGACAGGTCACTCTTCCTCTGGAAAGAGAACTCAACACGGTTCCTTACGTATTAACGAGAAGATCCAAAACGATCTTCGGTTTGAGCGTTTTGCAGATGATCTTCGAAGACGGGGTCAGCGACTTTACCGCAAGACAACTCGTCTTGGAAAAAATCAGAGACGCGGATCTTCCCGAAGAAGCCGATCTTTCTTTGGCCCCTCTTACCGGTCCCGTGGGAGAAGTGTTTCGTTATACGATCGAGGCCGGGGAGGAATGGACCGGCATGGACCTAAGAACGATCCAAGACTGGGTTGTGGTTCCCGCCTTACGTCAAGTAGGCGGTGTTGCGGACGTGATCAACTTCGGAGGTCTGGTCAAACAATATCATATCATCACTTCCCCCAATCGGATCTATCGTTACAATCTTTCTCTACAGGACGTCATAGAAGCGGTCTCTTCGAATAACAGAAATACCGGAGGTCATACCCTTACAAGAGGGGATCAGAGTTTCGCCGTACGCGGGTTAGGTGCGATTCAAAACGCGGACGACATCCGAAACACGGTGGTCACGTCGTCGGGTGGAACTCCGATTTACATCGGCAATCTCGCTTCCGTCGAAGAATATCCGAAACGACCCGACGGAATTTTCAGTTATGCGATCCGAGATCCGGATTCTTCAAAAATCAAACTGAGGGAATCGGGTGTTCAGGGTTTAATCGCGATGCGAAGAGGAGAAAACGCGTCCGAGGTCGTGACCCGCGTTAAGAAAAAAATCGAAGAGATCAATCGAAACTATTTACCGGAAGGAATTCGTTTGACGGCGACCTATGACAGAAGCGATCTCGTAAACTATACGGTAAGAACGATCTCAAGAACCCTATTCGAAGGAGTGAGCATCGTCGTTCTCGTTTTGATCTTTTTTATAGGAAGTGTACGATCCGCGTTAGTCGTCGCTTGCACCATTCCTCTTTCCCTTTTGTTCGCGTTTTCTATGATGAAAATCACGAACATACCGGCGAACCTACTATCCTTGGGGGCGATCGATTTCGGAATCATCGTGGACGGTGCGGTCGTGATCGTGGACAATATTTCGCGAAGATATAAGGAAGCGAAGGAAAAAAAGAATTCCGGTCTTTCGTATCGCGAGATCGAAACCCTTACGATCGATTCTACAAAGGAAGTCGGGACGGAAATTTTCTTTTCCATCTCCATTATCATTCTTGCATATTTACCGATTTTCACCTTTCAAAGAATCGAGGGAAAACTATTCTCCCCTATGGCGTTTACGCTCGCGTATGCGATCCTTGGAAGTATGCTCATCGCGTTGACCTTAATTCCGGTTTTGATGACTTATCTTTATAGAACGAAGTTGGAAAGTAAGGGAAACGATTCTTTGGAATGGCAGAATCCGATCTTTCTTCGAATTCGCGATTTTTATTCCCTGTTTCTGACCGAACGATTGATGAATCCGAAACGGGTCGCGGCTTCCGCTTTGATTCTAATTTTAGGGATCGGAGGATTTTCCTTTTTTAAATTAGGAACCGAGTTTCTTCCGGAATTGGACGAAGGTTCGATCAATATCCGTTGTTTTCTTCCCGTCGGCGTTTCTTTGAGAACGTCGGAAAAATACGTTCCGATTCTCAGGAGCTCGATTTTGAAACACGAACAGGTTTCTTCGGTGCTTACTCAACTCGGAAGAAACGACGAAGGAACCGATCCGTACGGCCCGAACCGTTTGGAAATTCTGATCAGCTTAAAGGATTATTCGAATTGGAAAGAAAAAATTTCTAAAGCGGAACTTCTTCACAAGATCAAAAAGGATCTTCAGGAAATTCTTCCCGGCGCGAGTTTTCTTTTTTCACAACCGATTTTGGACAACGTCACCGAAGCGGTTACGGGTAGCGTTTCCGATCTCGCCATTCTCATCAACGGAGAAGACTTAAACACTCTGAGAAGTTTAGGGAAAGAAATTCTTTCCGTCGTTTCCGAAATTCCGGGCGCAACCGAATCCGGAATCGAACAGGAAGGAGATCAAGCTCAACTCACGATCGAAATCGATCGCAAACAATCCGCGAGATACGGAATCAACGCGTCCGAAATTTTGGATACGATGGAAGCCGCGATCGGAGGTAAGGAAGTCGGAATTCTTTACGACGGTTCGAAAAGATTCGAAATCATCGTACGATATACGAACGACTTTCGTTCTTCGATCGACTCGGTGCATACGTTACTCGTCACCGGACCCGGAGGTGCGAGAATTCCTCTCGCAGAACTTGCAAAGATAGAATTCAAAGACGGTCCCACCATCATCCAAAGACAGGACGGTAAAAGACAAATTTCCGTGAGAACTAACGTAAGAGGAAGGGATCAGGGAAGTTTTGTCGCGGAGGCGAAGGACAAGGTCGCCGAAAAGATAAAAATCCCAGAAGGAATCGACATTCACTGGGGAGGTCAGTTTGAAAATCTTCATAGAGCGGTTTTACGTCTTCGATTCGTGATCCCGTTGACTCTACTTGCAATTTTTATAATACTCTATACGATGTTCCGAAGTCCCCGTATGGTTCTTTTGGCGATGTCCGGGATTCCGATTTCGATCAGCGGCGGATTGTTGGCCCTTCTTTTACGAGGAATGAACTTTTCCGTTTCTGCGGGTGTGGGTTTTATTTCTCTCTTCGGAATATCGACGATGACCGGGGTTCTTTTTATATCAAGATTATTGCATGTAATTGAAAAACGAGGCGTAAAGGATCTGAAAACCTCCGTTCTCGAAGCCGCGGTGATCCAACTCAGACCGAGAATCATGACCATTCTTCTCGCGCTTTTGGGTTTGATTCCCGCGACGATCGCAAGCGGAATCGGCTCGGATATACAAAGACCGCTCGCTACCGTCATCGTGGGCGGCTTAAGTTTGGAACTTCTCGTCACTTTGATTTACATTCCGTCCCTGTTTTATCTTTCGGAAAGAGGAAAAGGAATCGGATAA
- a CDS encoding ArsR/SmtB family transcription factor translates to MKKKKKFPFETESTLQLMSAISDPVKLKIAKILSCHREVKAGDIAKEFDISRTTISHHLNKMKLLNLVSSRKEGKEIYYSVDKSLIVHTLKEVVKFLES, encoded by the coding sequence ATGAAAAAGAAGAAAAAATTTCCTTTCGAAACCGAATCCACTCTTCAGCTTATGTCCGCGATCTCCGATCCGGTTAAGCTGAAGATCGCGAAAATTCTTTCCTGTCATAGGGAAGTGAAAGCCGGAGATATCGCGAAAGAATTCGACATATCGAGAACGACGATCTCGCATCATCTCAATAAGATGAAACTTTTGAACCTGGTTTCGTCCCGAAAGGAAGGAAAGGAAATCTATTACTCGGTGGACAAAAGTCTGATCGTACACACTCTAAAAGAGGTTGTAAAATTTTTGGAATCTTGA